GCCCTTGATACTGCCGGAATATGTTACTCTGCGCGTGCAAATACCATTCAACAGCAGAGGGCAAGCATGGGCATCCTTCGATGGCAAGGGTAGGATTCAGCTAGGACCAGGGGACGCGCTCATCTGCAGCATATCTCCTTGGCCTGTGCCCACAGCTTGCCTGGTGGACTCCACGACGGACTTTCTACGGAGCATCCACGAGGGCCTCCACTGGAACCTCAGGAAGAGCCAATCGTTGGATGGCCCTGCTGCGTGATCGACCAAGTTTAATTGCACGGCAGCATGTGTCGTGGCTGAGCCTGAGATGTGTGATATTTCAAAGCATCTCCTCGCAGTCGCAGCCCAACAAAAAACGGAGCAGACGTAGCATGCTCTGGTGTTAGTTCGGTTCTTGAACGGGTCCTTTACCGATTTACGTGATTATTACGTTCTATATACACTAGGCATTAAAAAGGTATGTGGGTACATATTATGGTGTCAGTCTCGTGTGAACTACGGCGGCAATAACGAGCGGATTTCTTCCTTGCTTCTTATATCCCGAAAGAAGAGAGATTAAGGCGAAAATACAATGTCATAGGACCTGATTGGACTGGGGATTGTGCGTGCCCGAAGTCCAAACACTGATGAGTAGATGTTGCATGGACTGAGCATGCCAGCCAGCTGAAACTTGGAGTATGCCGGCAAACCAGCCATCCAATCGGGCGCAAGCGCGCGCACTGAAAAATACCGCGACTCGGCAAGCTGCCTCGTCCCCCTAGGCTGTTGCGCCGGTTCTCACCAATTTATCATCCGTGTAATCGCTCTTTTGAAAGCTGGCAAGCTAGCGCAAGAAGGCAAGCGTCACACACAATCATCGGGGGAATAACGGAAGTCGGCCCGTCGTCAATCGGACTCGCTGGTCTCACTCTCACCTGGAATGGATGCTGAAAAAACCGAAGCAACCTGCCGCAGCAAACCATTTTGCGCCAGAAGCGTACGTAGCCTATATTCCAACCCAGTTACCCAGCCAAGAGAAGCGCAGCCACACACCTTTCTTCCCCAGACGAGAGACGAGCCCCCTCCGCGGCCACCGCACACCTGTCCCGCTGCTTCGCGCCCCTCGGCACGGGTCTCGCTCTCGCCCGCCCCCCAAATCAGGACTTCCTTTTATCTCCACGCCGAGCCCGGCGGTGCCGCGTCCGGTCCGAGCGAGAGCCCTATCCGGCGCACGTCCGTCCACTTCGCCCGAAACGCCCAAACCCCATCGGTTCGTCTAATAACACTCCAAACGCTTCTTCCACTCCGGGCCTCCGGTCTCCTACTATatccacctccaccacccctcttatctcctcttcctccctttTCCCTCCCTCGCCCATCACCTCCGCCATGGCCACAGCCGCGGCCTCCCTCCTCGTAccgccttcctccgccgcgtGCTGCGCGGGGCCGGCCACGTCCCGCGCGCTGTTCCCCACCTCCGTTCCCTCGCTGCGCGCCTACCCGCGGCTCCTCCTCGCGttccgccgccccgccgcggcggccgtcgCGGACCCGcagggcgcgggcgcggccgtgctagaggaagaggaggcggacgACCAGACGCCCGTCCAGttcgacgacgccgacgacgactacGAGGACGGCTACGGCGGGCGCGGCCCCGCCTTCACGCCTCCCACCCGCCCGCGCACCGGCAAGGCCGCCCTCCCTCTCAAGCGCGACCGCGTACGCCACCTAAACGAACCCCCGTGCGCCTCATTTATTAATCCGTACAGTAACAATTTTGAAACGGATAGAGTGATGccatgctcctcgacgacggtgTGTTTGTTGCAGACGAGGTCCAAGAGGTACCTGGAGATACAGAAGCTGAGGGAGAGCAAGAAGGAGTACGGCGTGCGCACGGCACTCTCGCTCATGAAGCAGGTCTCCAACGCCCGATTCGTCGAGTCGGCGGAGGCGCATTTCCGCATGAACCTCGACCCTAAGTACAATGACCAGCAACTCCGCGCCACGGTATCATTTCTTCGTGTTTCTGTTAATGGTCTTTGCttgcttgtttgtttgttctctCTTCCGTTTGTTTGATTTGGATTTGTGTTGGTGAGCGCAGGTGAATTTGCCCAAGGGGACGGGACAAACCGTCAAAATTGCAGTTCTTACCCAAGGTGAGTGGCCACCGGTTGCGTGGTGTTTCTAGATAGTTAGTGCGGGTTGCGGAATCCATGCAAATTGCACTCGGCGATGCATGGGTTGATTGGATCGCTGTGCTATTGGTAATTTGCATAGTTGTGCTGTTTGACCATACCTTGTTCATCAGTGTGGTGATTGATTGAATTCGAGGCACtgcttcagattttttttttgcgtgtTTATATTTTTGGAAGCTATTGGCTTCAGCATTGTATTGTTCGAGCCAGCATTTGAGGGGTTATGGAACAAGGCCATCAACATCATTGGTCAATATGTTATTGATACATAAATCACCAATGGAATTCAAAAATCATGATTGAAAAATTGTTAGGAGTAATACAGTTCCTGTTGGGTTGGAAGAAAATAGTTGTCTTAGATGGCAACCTCAGCAGAACCTCTCAATTAGTTTGTTATGTTCATGATGTTTCTACTTCTGCTCATATACATAAGATGTCAGTAGGGCTACCACTCTGGTTTATTGCATGTCATGAGTTTGTTGAGTAATTTGAACTCTTCTTTCACAATACTTTTGTATTTATTTGTTCTTACCTTTATATATTAGTGATTATCTGATGTTCTTGCAGGTGAGAAGATAGATGAAGCGAGAGCTGCAGGAGCTGATATTGTTGGCGCAGATGACTTGATCGAACAAATAAAAGGAGGTTTCATGGAGTTTGACAAATTGATTGCATCACCTGATATGATGCCTAAGGTATGCCAGTGGGACTAGCTCTGTGCGAGTCATCTTTGAAGCAGCTTCAATATCCACATGCAGGGTTGGTCAGGCATATTTTTAGCTAAGCAATTTGTGAAACACTTGGGCATGTGCCTTGcaccaaaacaaaattttagaTATGAATTTGACTAGGAATACAATAATACAGAGATGCCTTCTTATTAGCTATGATGTTCGGATGCATTCCATgcacattttttgttgttgctatAGTTCgctctttttctctttctgtgAAAGGGTCGTGTTCCGATAATATTGGATGTAAGGTAATGTGCAATATTGCCACAATAGTTTAAAACAGATCATTTGACTTGTTTCTACTTTCTACTCTTAGGTCTTATGTTACGGTTGAGAGTACCAAATAATCGAATACAATATTTTCTAAAACACTAT
The Brachypodium distachyon strain Bd21 chromosome 2, Brachypodium_distachyon_v3.0, whole genome shotgun sequence genome window above contains:
- the LOC100842737 gene encoding 50S ribosomal protein L1, chloroplastic; this encodes MATAAASLLVPPSSAACCAGPATSRALFPTSVPSLRAYPRLLLAFRRPAAAAVADPQGAGAAVLEEEEADDQTPVQFDDADDDYEDGYGGRGPAFTPPTRPRTGKAALPLKRDRTRSKRYLEIQKLRESKKEYGVRTALSLMKQVSNARFVESAEAHFRMNLDPKYNDQQLRATVNLPKGTGQTVKIAVLTQGEKIDEARAAGADIVGADDLIEQIKGGFMEFDKLIASPDMMPKVASLGKILGPRGLMPNPKAGTVSPNITQAIDEFKKGKVEFRVDKTGIAHIPFGKVNFPEEDLIANFMAVVRSIERNKPSGAKGIYWKTAYVCSSMGPSIKLNIKEMLDYGTESSD